A window of the Cannabis sativa cultivar Pink pepper isolate KNU-18-1 chromosome X, ASM2916894v1, whole genome shotgun sequence genome harbors these coding sequences:
- the LOC115698192 gene encoding uncharacterized WD repeat-containing protein C2A9.03 isoform X1: MAHFLNDDLEYVADDYYDVTDFEDDPFGDEQSHKNDATDFEFEDDVDTSKPKTDTSAKEARNGKDIQGIPWERLNFTRDKYRETRLKQYKNYESLSRSHEELERVTSLFFFLSLYLRQCLEVEKGKTFYDFHFNTRLVKSTIVHFQLRNLLWATSKHDVYLMQNYSVVHWSSLLKRGKEVLNVVKPIVPTLKNPGLLAQTLSRVQISTMAVKEGLLVAGGFQGELICKNLNHPGVAYCTKLTTDENAITNTVDIYRNPSGSRRVIAANNDAQVRVFDAENFTCLNRFSFDWCVNNTCVSPDGKLLAVLGDSADCLIADAQTGKITGSLKGHLDYSFASAWHPDGRILATGNQDTTCRLWDIRNLSESLAVLKGRMGAIRAVRFTNDGRFLAMAEPADFVHIIDTQSGYSKGQEIDIFGEIAGISFSPDAEALFVGVADRTYGSLLEFNRRHFNQYPQTMF; encoded by the exons ATGGCGCACTTTCTGAACGATGATCTTGAATACGTCGCTGATGATTATTACGACGTCACTGACTTCGAAGATGATCCATTTGGTGATGAACAGTCTCATAAGAACGACGCTACGGATTTTGAGTTTGAGGATGACGTTGATACG AGCAAGCCAAAGACGGATACCTCAGCTAAGGAAGCTAGGAACGGGAAAGATATTCAAGGAATCCCTTGGGAAAGGCTTAACTTTACTAGAGACAAGTATCGCGAGACGCGACTGAAGCAGTACAAGAACTATGAGAGCCTTTCTCGCTCCCACGAAGAGCTTGAAAGGGTAACCTCGCTGTTTTTTTTCCTCTCTCTATATTTACGA CAATGCTTGGAAGTGGAGAAGGGGAAAACCTTTTATGACTTTCACTTCAATACAAGACTTGTAAAATCGACGATTGTGCATTTCCAG CTGCGGAATTTACTGTGGGCAACATCAAAGCATGATGTTTACCTTATGCAGAACTATTCAGTAGTGCATTGGTCATCTTTGCTCAAAAGGGGCAAAGAAGTACTCAATGTGGTGAAGCCGATAGTGCCTACTTTG AAGAATCCTGGACTGTTGGCACAGACACTTTCTCGAGTACAAATAAGCACCATGGCTGTTAAGGAGGGTTTATTGGTAGCAGGTGGCTTTCAGGGTGAGCTTATTTGCAAG AACTTGAACCATCCCGGAGTTGCTTACTGTACAAAATTGACAACAGATGAGAATGCCATCACCAACACAGTGGACATTTACCGTAATCCTAG TGGCTCAAGGAGGGTTATAGCTGCAAACAATGATGCTCAAGTTAGAGTATTTGATGCCGAGAATTTTACTTGCCTTAATCGCTTTTCCTTCGATTGGTGTGTGAAT AACACTTGTGTAAGCCCTGATGGGAAGTTGCTTGCTGTCCTTGGTGACAGTGCTGACTGCTTGATTGCTGATGCTCAAACGGGGAAG ATCACTGGGAGCCTCAAAGGGCACTTGGACTACTCTTTTGCCTCTGCTTGGCATCCAGATGGACGTATTTTGGCTACCGGGAACCAAGACACCACCTGCAGATTGTGGGACATAAGGAACCTGTCAGAATCCTTAGCCGTCCTGAAGGGAAGAATGGGGGCAATAAGAGCTGTTAGGTTCACTAACGATGGCCGGTTTCTGGCCATGGCTGAACCTGCAGACTTTGTTCACATCATCGATACACAGTCAGGGTACTCTAAAGGGCAAGAGATAGACATATTTGGCGAGATTGCTGGAATATCCTTTAGCCCCGATGCTGAGGCACTCTTTGTTGGTGTAGCGGATCGTACTTATGGTAGTTTATTAGAGTTCAACAGGAGGCATTTTAACCAATATCCACAAACGATGTTTTAA
- the LOC115698192 gene encoding uncharacterized WD repeat-containing protein C2A9.03 isoform X2: MAHFLNDDLEYVADDYYDVTDFEDDPFGDEQSHKNDATDFEFEDDVDTSKPKTDTSAKEARNGKDIQGIPWERLNFTRDKYRETRLKQYKNYESLSRSHEELERQCLEVEKGKTFYDFHFNTRLVKSTIVHFQLRNLLWATSKHDVYLMQNYSVVHWSSLLKRGKEVLNVVKPIVPTLKNPGLLAQTLSRVQISTMAVKEGLLVAGGFQGELICKNLNHPGVAYCTKLTTDENAITNTVDIYRNPSGSRRVIAANNDAQVRVFDAENFTCLNRFSFDWCVNNTCVSPDGKLLAVLGDSADCLIADAQTGKITGSLKGHLDYSFASAWHPDGRILATGNQDTTCRLWDIRNLSESLAVLKGRMGAIRAVRFTNDGRFLAMAEPADFVHIIDTQSGYSKGQEIDIFGEIAGISFSPDAEALFVGVADRTYGSLLEFNRRHFNQYPQTMF, translated from the exons ATGGCGCACTTTCTGAACGATGATCTTGAATACGTCGCTGATGATTATTACGACGTCACTGACTTCGAAGATGATCCATTTGGTGATGAACAGTCTCATAAGAACGACGCTACGGATTTTGAGTTTGAGGATGACGTTGATACG AGCAAGCCAAAGACGGATACCTCAGCTAAGGAAGCTAGGAACGGGAAAGATATTCAAGGAATCCCTTGGGAAAGGCTTAACTTTACTAGAGACAAGTATCGCGAGACGCGACTGAAGCAGTACAAGAACTATGAGAGCCTTTCTCGCTCCCACGAAGAGCTTGAAAGG CAATGCTTGGAAGTGGAGAAGGGGAAAACCTTTTATGACTTTCACTTCAATACAAGACTTGTAAAATCGACGATTGTGCATTTCCAG CTGCGGAATTTACTGTGGGCAACATCAAAGCATGATGTTTACCTTATGCAGAACTATTCAGTAGTGCATTGGTCATCTTTGCTCAAAAGGGGCAAAGAAGTACTCAATGTGGTGAAGCCGATAGTGCCTACTTTG AAGAATCCTGGACTGTTGGCACAGACACTTTCTCGAGTACAAATAAGCACCATGGCTGTTAAGGAGGGTTTATTGGTAGCAGGTGGCTTTCAGGGTGAGCTTATTTGCAAG AACTTGAACCATCCCGGAGTTGCTTACTGTACAAAATTGACAACAGATGAGAATGCCATCACCAACACAGTGGACATTTACCGTAATCCTAG TGGCTCAAGGAGGGTTATAGCTGCAAACAATGATGCTCAAGTTAGAGTATTTGATGCCGAGAATTTTACTTGCCTTAATCGCTTTTCCTTCGATTGGTGTGTGAAT AACACTTGTGTAAGCCCTGATGGGAAGTTGCTTGCTGTCCTTGGTGACAGTGCTGACTGCTTGATTGCTGATGCTCAAACGGGGAAG ATCACTGGGAGCCTCAAAGGGCACTTGGACTACTCTTTTGCCTCTGCTTGGCATCCAGATGGACGTATTTTGGCTACCGGGAACCAAGACACCACCTGCAGATTGTGGGACATAAGGAACCTGTCAGAATCCTTAGCCGTCCTGAAGGGAAGAATGGGGGCAATAAGAGCTGTTAGGTTCACTAACGATGGCCGGTTTCTGGCCATGGCTGAACCTGCAGACTTTGTTCACATCATCGATACACAGTCAGGGTACTCTAAAGGGCAAGAGATAGACATATTTGGCGAGATTGCTGGAATATCCTTTAGCCCCGATGCTGAGGCACTCTTTGTTGGTGTAGCGGATCGTACTTATGGTAGTTTATTAGAGTTCAACAGGAGGCATTTTAACCAATATCCACAAACGATGTTTTAA
- the LOC115698192 gene encoding uncharacterized WD repeat-containing protein C2A9.03 isoform X3: MLRNLLWATSKHDVYLMQNYSVVHWSSLLKRGKEVLNVVKPIVPTLKNPGLLAQTLSRVQISTMAVKEGLLVAGGFQGELICKNLNHPGVAYCTKLTTDENAITNTVDIYRNPSGSRRVIAANNDAQVRVFDAENFTCLNRFSFDWCVNNTCVSPDGKLLAVLGDSADCLIADAQTGKITGSLKGHLDYSFASAWHPDGRILATGNQDTTCRLWDIRNLSESLAVLKGRMGAIRAVRFTNDGRFLAMAEPADFVHIIDTQSGYSKGQEIDIFGEIAGISFSPDAEALFVGVADRTYGSLLEFNRRHFNQYPQTMF; the protein is encoded by the exons ATG CTGCGGAATTTACTGTGGGCAACATCAAAGCATGATGTTTACCTTATGCAGAACTATTCAGTAGTGCATTGGTCATCTTTGCTCAAAAGGGGCAAAGAAGTACTCAATGTGGTGAAGCCGATAGTGCCTACTTTG AAGAATCCTGGACTGTTGGCACAGACACTTTCTCGAGTACAAATAAGCACCATGGCTGTTAAGGAGGGTTTATTGGTAGCAGGTGGCTTTCAGGGTGAGCTTATTTGCAAG AACTTGAACCATCCCGGAGTTGCTTACTGTACAAAATTGACAACAGATGAGAATGCCATCACCAACACAGTGGACATTTACCGTAATCCTAG TGGCTCAAGGAGGGTTATAGCTGCAAACAATGATGCTCAAGTTAGAGTATTTGATGCCGAGAATTTTACTTGCCTTAATCGCTTTTCCTTCGATTGGTGTGTGAAT AACACTTGTGTAAGCCCTGATGGGAAGTTGCTTGCTGTCCTTGGTGACAGTGCTGACTGCTTGATTGCTGATGCTCAAACGGGGAAG ATCACTGGGAGCCTCAAAGGGCACTTGGACTACTCTTTTGCCTCTGCTTGGCATCCAGATGGACGTATTTTGGCTACCGGGAACCAAGACACCACCTGCAGATTGTGGGACATAAGGAACCTGTCAGAATCCTTAGCCGTCCTGAAGGGAAGAATGGGGGCAATAAGAGCTGTTAGGTTCACTAACGATGGCCGGTTTCTGGCCATGGCTGAACCTGCAGACTTTGTTCACATCATCGATACACAGTCAGGGTACTCTAAAGGGCAAGAGATAGACATATTTGGCGAGATTGCTGGAATATCCTTTAGCCCCGATGCTGAGGCACTCTTTGTTGGTGTAGCGGATCGTACTTATGGTAGTTTATTAGAGTTCAACAGGAGGCATTTTAACCAATATCCACAAACGATGTTTTAA